A single genomic interval of Arachis duranensis cultivar V14167 chromosome 7, aradu.V14167.gnm2.J7QH, whole genome shotgun sequence harbors:
- the LOC107458413 gene encoding uncharacterized protein LOC107458413 yields the protein MLMTRLQKNQLAAESVLVTAFISENEIFYVQELSSKEELKVDLRHGYCDCGDFQTDRYPCPHVIACCSNQNINWEVYVNDIYRIDKVCKLYEKEFEVVGHQSTWPVYNGPRIQPNSLSKRNMKGRPKSTSFLNEMDEREIHQLKRRRREGLRGKRVRRRVKSSLQL from the coding sequence ATGCTGATGACACGCCTACAAAAAAACCAGCTCGCAGCTGAAAGTGTACTTGTTACTGCATTTATAAGTGAAAATGAGATATTTTATGTTCAAGAGCTATCAAGCAAGGAAGAACTAAAAGTTGATTTAAGGCATGGATACTGTGACTGTGGTGATTTTCAAACTGATCGATATCCATGCCCTCATGTAATTGCGTGCTGCTCCAATCAAAACATCAATTGGGAAGTTTATGTTAATGATATTTATAGGATTGATAAAGTTTGCAAGTTGTATGAGAAAGAGTTTGAGGTGGTGGGGCATCAAAGTACATGGCCAGTATATAATGGCCCAAGAATTCAGCCGAACTCCTTGTCAAAGCGCAATATGAAAGGTCGGCCCAAATCAACTAGTTTTCTAAACGAAATGGATGAGCGTGAAATACACCAACTCAAGCGTCGCCGTCGTGAAGGACTTAGAGGCAAACGAGTTCGACGCAGAGTTAAGTCAAGTTTGCAGTTATGA